Within the Thermosynechococcus sichuanensis E542 genome, the region CGGGCAATCAGGTGTTGCACTACCAAGCGGGACATTTTACCCGCCCCGACAACCGCAATGCGGCAGTTCTGGAGATTTTGCAGCCGCAGGTCGGCGAGTTCCACCGCCGCTGAGCTAATGGAGACCGCTCCCGTCCCAATACTGGTTTCTGTGCGTACCCGTTTACCGGCAGCGATCGCCCCCGTAAAGAGGCGATTGAGAATCGAACCAATGGACTTGTACTGCTGACCCAACTGATGACAGCGTTTCACTTGGGAGAGAATTTGTCCCTCACCAATCACCAAGCTATCTAGCCCCGAGGCCACCCGCATGAGGTGCATCACCGCATCCTGATGCAGGAGGATAAAGAGGTAGGGACGCAGTTGGGGCAGGGGAATATGACTCCATTCACTGAGAAACTGATGCACTTCCCGCACGCCCACCTCAGTGTCACTCGTAACAATGTAAATTTCTAAGCGGTTACAGGTGCTAAGGATGGTCGCTTCCTGAATATGGGCGTAGCCACACAGATGTTGCAGTGCCCGCTCCCGTACATCCTCTGGCACACTCAATTTTTCGCGCACATCCACAGGGGCGGTTTTGTGACTCAAGCCAATGACAGCAATATTCATAGGAATCGGTTGACGTTCGGCTGCAACTCCATCAATTGTTGTATCAGGATTCTTGAGCCTCCTTCACGCTTGTTTGCAAGTCTTTACTAAAGGAGGATTGTCCCTCACCGAGATTCCTGAGCCACCCCCTCAGGTCTTCAAGGGTCGCAAACTCAAGGAGTGCCTCTGCCAGCATCCGTGCGGCTGTCGGCATTTCTGCTTCGGGTAACGCTGTGAGCTGCATTAGGGCTAGGCTCAATGGCAGAGCCTGAGGTGAACCGAGTGCATTCAAAGAGACCCGCCGCAGGCGATCGCTATTCACTAACAATTCATACGGCTCAAAAGACGCTTGTTCAGTTTGGCGATGGGGATAAATGACCACGGCTTGCCAATCAGAGAAGGTTTGGCGATACAGACGCAAGTAGAGAAAAATCTCAGCAAAGAAGCGTTCGTAGAAGGTATTGTCCCGTTGAAACTGCACTTCACAGAAATAGACGGTTCCTGAGGGGTCAGGGGGCACGAAGACGCCATCCATGCGAAAGGCAGTTTGCTTCAACTCCACGGAGTCAAAACGATACCCCTGCGGTGTGTCTATGCCCAAGAGGTCAAAGAGGGTTTCGGGTAACTGCGCAAACAGTTGGTAAAAGAGGGAGTCACGACGCATTGAATAAAGGGGAGAACGGTTAATCCTGCATCAGGAAACCTAAGCAAGGACATCTGAATAGGGGCGGCTAGGGGATTCTTGATAGACTTGGGTAATGGTGGCGGCTAGTCGTTGCATGCCAAGGGCAATTTCCTCATCACTGGCAGTGAGACTAATACGCAGGCACTCCTGTTTGTGGCGCCACGGCTCGGTCAAGCCGGGGAAAAAGGAACTGCCGGGAACGACAATCACCCCTGCTCGCTTCAGGTGTTGATACAATTCCCAATCGGTCATGGGTAAATCCCGTAGCCACAGCCACGCGAAAATCGCCCCCTCCCCGCGATGCAAAAACCAAGGAATGTCATTGGGCAAAGCAGTTCGGAGGGTTTCTTCGAGAACTGTGAACTTGCGCTGATAGAAGGGACGAATGACATTCACAGAGACTTCGGCTAGGGCACCATTGGCAATGGCTAATGCGGCGATCGCCTGACCATAGCGCGAGGCATGAATACAGGCATTGGTTTGAAAGGCTTCAAGGACACTCAAAATCTCGCGATCGCCGATGGCAATCCCCACCCGTTCCCCTGGTAGTCCC harbors:
- a CDS encoding Rpn family recombination-promoting nuclease/putative transposase encodes the protein MRRDSLFYQLFAQLPETLFDLLGIDTPQGYRFDSVELKQTAFRMDGVFVPPDPSGTVYFCEVQFQRDNTFYERFFAEIFLYLRLYRQTFSDWQAVVIYPHRQTEQASFEPYELLVNSDRLRRVSLNALGSPQALPLSLALMQLTALPEAEMPTAARMLAEALLEFATLEDLRGWLRNLGEGQSSFSKDLQTSVKEAQES